Proteins from one Deltaproteobacteria bacterium genomic window:
- a CDS encoding LysM peptidoglycan-binding domain-containing protein yields the protein MKRRLLALTTTALAALVGFPTRAALAADKKGAPAKTKAAPKAAEGDDANESGESGESGENNEAGEEAEAPAAGETKGQQVAAPQGEQPTFKNGVLKPPPEGTAMPTVNETHTVIKGDTLWDLSQHYLGNPWYWPKVWSYNPQIANPHWIYPGDKVKFSGAGGPSADAEEAPQEAQPVTEEDNSPADDDETPVSASSKIGYTAPKVSSFRQDGIITDRELEESGQLVRSTAEQEMLDNLDVVYARFKSSGDAKSGDRFFVFRTVREVNHPITGAHYGYVTRVVGVVTIHGQKDGLAEGVIDHTFDEIHRGDYLAPYSDKLSKQVAEKTASRPVEGVVVDSLADVPFMGEADLVFVDKGKRDGLEEGNVLAVTRQQDGVTAMMLKPGEAGYEDSRLPPREVGRLMVLDAKDGASTCLVLRSIREFLPGDKFTALTTSASTGPVSLR from the coding sequence ATGAAGCGCCGACTGCTGGCCCTCACCACCACCGCCCTCGCCGCACTGGTCGGGTTCCCCACGCGCGCCGCGCTGGCCGCCGACAAGAAGGGCGCGCCCGCCAAGACCAAGGCCGCGCCCAAGGCCGCAGAGGGCGATGACGCCAACGAGTCCGGTGAGTCGGGCGAGTCGGGCGAGAACAACGAGGCCGGCGAAGAGGCCGAGGCCCCTGCCGCGGGCGAGACCAAGGGCCAGCAGGTGGCCGCGCCCCAAGGCGAGCAGCCCACGTTCAAGAACGGCGTGCTCAAGCCGCCGCCGGAGGGCACGGCCATGCCCACCGTCAACGAGACGCACACCGTCATCAAGGGCGACACCCTCTGGGATCTCAGCCAGCACTACCTGGGCAACCCCTGGTACTGGCCCAAGGTGTGGTCCTACAACCCGCAGATCGCCAACCCGCACTGGATCTACCCGGGCGACAAGGTGAAGTTCAGCGGAGCGGGCGGCCCCAGCGCCGACGCCGAGGAGGCGCCGCAGGAGGCGCAGCCCGTCACCGAGGAGGACAACTCCCCGGCGGACGACGACGAGACGCCGGTCTCCGCCTCCTCGAAGATCGGCTACACCGCGCCCAAGGTCTCCAGCTTCCGCCAGGACGGCATCATCACCGACCGCGAGCTCGAGGAGAGCGGCCAGCTGGTGCGCTCCACCGCCGAGCAGGAGATGCTCGACAACCTCGACGTCGTCTATGCGCGCTTCAAGAGCTCGGGCGACGCCAAGAGCGGCGACCGTTTCTTCGTCTTCCGCACGGTGCGCGAGGTGAACCACCCCATCACCGGCGCGCACTACGGCTACGTGACGCGCGTGGTGGGCGTGGTGACCATCCACGGCCAGAAGGACGGCCTGGCTGAGGGCGTCATCGACCACACCTTTGACGAGATCCACCGCGGCGACTACCTCGCGCCCTACTCCGACAAGCTCAGCAAGCAGGTGGCGGAGAAGACCGCGTCGCGGCCGGTGGAGGGCGTGGTGGTGGACAGCCTCGCGGACGTGCCCTTCATGGGCGAGGCGGACCTGGTCTTCGTGGACAAGGGCAAGCGCGACGGGCTCGAGGAGGGCAACGTGCTGGCGGTCACCCGCCAGCAGGACGGCGTGACCGCGATGATGCTCAAGCCCGGGGAGGCCGGCTACGAGGACAGTCGCCTGCCCCCGCGCGAGGTGGGCCGCCTGATGGTGCTCGACGCCAAGGACGGCGCCAGCACCTGCCTGGTGCTCCGCTCCATCCGCGAGTTCCTGCCCGGCGACAAGTTCACCGCGCTGACCACCTCGGCGAGCACGGGGCCCGTGAGCCTGCGCTAG
- a CDS encoding tetratricopeptide repeat protein — MKLLPKALAALVAMPLGACATANAPSRDEVEALRGEVAALRSRQADQDRELAKLRSQLDDRGAQASAAAPVAATSATTRAAASTTTNAPSAAPQVPDNLKVVYVAPDPVILDDHPTHAAREAPASRRRGPPPTPAPAPPTTTELREPIAADDAGGLSPEALEVAYKAALAAPDSGGALERFAHDHPQAAQADNALFEAGVHAERAGQSERAAHDFERVVKEHPAGDVVADALLHLAGCQLQLHQTLAAKQTLSRITSQFPGSAQAEAAQSRLTDLGG, encoded by the coding sequence CGCGACGGCGAACGCTCCCTCGCGAGACGAGGTCGAGGCGTTGCGCGGTGAGGTCGCGGCGCTCCGCTCGCGCCAGGCGGATCAGGATCGCGAGCTGGCCAAGCTGAGGTCGCAGCTCGACGATCGCGGCGCGCAGGCGAGTGCCGCGGCGCCCGTCGCGGCCACCTCGGCCACCACGCGCGCAGCCGCGAGCACCACCACCAACGCGCCCTCCGCCGCGCCGCAGGTGCCCGACAACTTGAAGGTGGTCTATGTCGCGCCGGATCCGGTGATCCTCGACGACCACCCCACGCACGCTGCGCGCGAGGCTCCTGCTTCGCGTCGACGCGGTCCGCCGCCCACGCCCGCCCCCGCGCCGCCCACCACCACCGAGCTGCGCGAGCCCATCGCCGCCGACGACGCCGGCGGCCTCTCCCCCGAGGCGCTCGAGGTGGCCTACAAGGCCGCGCTCGCCGCGCCGGACTCGGGCGGCGCGCTGGAGCGCTTCGCGCACGATCACCCGCAGGCCGCGCAGGCCGACAACGCCCTCTTCGAGGCCGGCGTCCACGCCGAGCGGGCCGGTCAGTCGGAGCGCGCCGCGCACGACTTCGAGCGCGTGGTGAAGGAGCACCCGGCGGGCGACGTGGTCGCCGACGCCCTGCTCCACCTCGCCGGCTGCCAGCTGCAGCTGCACCAGACCTTGGCCGCGAAGCAGACGCTCTCGCGGATCACCAGCCAGTTCCCCGGGAGCGCCCAGGCCGAAGCGGCCCAGTCGCGCCTGACGGACCTGGGAGGCTAG